ACGTGGATATAACTACTGCATCAGGTTGTGCGATTTCAAATATACCATTAGCTTTCATCGACAGCCTAAGGTATAATGATTTGGTCAAATGTGTAGAACTTTCAGGTACAAACAAGGAAATGGAAATCACTTTAGATACAGAAGAAGGGAAGATTATTATCAATTAGAGAAAATCTATATAATCTATACTTTTCAACTAATGTGTCGCGGCATATGGCTTTCGATGGGCGAACGGACCATTTTAGAATGGAATGAAGATAAAAGTCCATATGCCGGGACGAGAGGTAAATAAGATTGGTCTGTAAAATTAGTTTGAGATTGAATACCTATGATGATGAATACTGGTTTGGTTTGATCTGGCAGATCTAAGATTACAATTCAAACTGCATAGTGCCGCCTTCATTGAATTACTATTCAGTGAGGAATATTCATGTTATCATAATAAGGATTGATCAATAAGCCAAAACATATTAGTATAAATCTTTACAAGTTATTATATTGGTCAAATTTTGTCCCGAATGTGGAGGTAGCTTGAATTTTGATACAATTACTAAGAACTTTATTTGTAGGGGTTGTGGTCTTTATGCTCCCAGAGAGAAATTCGAAGAATTGCATGAGAAAATAAATACGGATGATCGGAAGAATAGAAGCGATGACTATCTAGATTGGTGGCAATCGTCTAAAAAAGATAAGAAGAACGATCACTAGTTCTTTAGTTTTTTTTTATTCATATCCAACATTAATACGGTTTTGCAAACGGAACAAATTTCGTCGGTCGAGATTCCACCACAATTTAGACAAGCATTTTTGATCTGTTTATCATTATTGGAATTTTTTACTATTCTAGATAGTTTGTTCATGGAATTGAAACAATTGTATTTTATGCCCGGGTGGATTTTTTCTAGATCATTGAAAAACGCTCGAAAGTCGCTACGGATGCTTTCGTTCATATAAGGACATTCATCTGCCTGAAATTCAATACCCATATGGAAGGCGTAAAATACTATTTCATTCTCATATAACTCAACAAGTGGCTTAATTTTCTTTAATCCATTTTGATATGTTATGGGTTGAGGATACATCCAACCAATTCTCCCAACATCACCAGAAAACAAATTTATCATAAATGTTTGAAGGTGATCATCTAAATTATGTGCAGTTGCAAGAATGTCTGATTGCATTGAAAGAGCTGCAACATCTAATGCCCTTCTCCTAAATGTTCCACAAATGGAACAAGAGCTAACTTTTTTTGATGGCCTTTTTACTACCGCTTCATCCATACTCGACCCAAAAAGGTCCTTGTAACTGAAAATCTTAAAAGGCACCTCCAATTCATTGCAAAAATCCTTCACAATGGTGAGAGATTCATCACGGTAACCTTCAATTCCTTCATCGATTGTGATTGCGATAATATCATTATTGTTATTTTTTGAAATTTTTTTTAAGATGTAAAGAAGAACAAGACTGTCTTTCCCGCCAGATACTCCTACAGCTACTCGTTGACCATAATTAATCATGGAATATTTTGAAATGGTGTGCAAAGTTTTCTTTTCAATTGAATGTATGAAACAAGATTTACAGAGAGCTTCACCAGAGTAAAGCCGGTTAAACACCACTGGTCTTTTATTACATTTATTGCACGTAGGCACCAAAGCGCTAAGTACAGCATACTAACAAACAAGATAAAAGTGTTAAAGTCAAAATATCATCATCAGTTTTCAAATTTGTAAATTTAATTATTTATGTTTACTCCAACATGGTAATAATGATCGTCTATGCTCCTTTTATAATTCAAAAAAAGCATCGAAGATCAACCTAGGATCAAGTTTTGTGGTGAAATATTTCAAAGTGAATGTATAATGGTCACGATTTCTTTATCAATTAGCCCCTTACCGTGATCTTGAATCAGCGGATTATTAGTCTCTACAAAGGTTGCAGTAACTTGTGCTCACTCACGTATGTTTGTTCTAGAAAATCTTTGGATCTTCCAATAAATTATAATATCAATACGAATCCCTGGGTGAAATGTACCAGAATTAAGTCTCACATTCTTGATAAGCTTCAAAAAAAAATACTAATAATTTTAGCTCAATCTATCAAAAATGTGAAATATCTAAAAGACATCCTACTATAGGAATAGTAAGGCAAAATAAATTAATTTAATACTGTAAAAATCATCTAAAAAAATTAAGAAATGACTGAGTGGGTTAAATAAAGGTTTATTTATTTTGATAAAAAGATCTGATAAAAGCATTCCAGGCATTAAAGGCGTTTGTGATATATTCGGTATATGCATCTAATGTTTTGTTATATAGCTTTACATTTTCACGAGTAGTATCGATTGCATCAAAATTAAATTGATTATTGGCGGTAATTGCTTTTACAAAGTTATCCACATTTTCATTGGTTTTATTGAAGAGTTGTTGATATGTTTCATTAGGCTGTGATTGAGACACATTTACATATTCCCTTATCAATTCTTTTTGATGTGTAATTGTCTTGGTAATAGCGTCCTTTGAAGATTGAATCACTTCAAGTTGAAAATCAGAAACAGACTGTAGAAATCGTGGTTGAATTTTAACATATTCATCAAATGATTTTATCATATTATTTTGCAAAGTATCAAGGGTTTTTTCTGCCGATTGTTCCGAGAGGTTGATATAAGAATTTACTTTTTTTTCTACGTTGGTAGAGATATTTGAATTTGTTGTATTAACTTCTTTACTCATATGTTATAATTACAAAAGGTGACTTATAAACTTTACCAGAATTACCCATTTAATTCCAATAAAAACCGTTAAATGGTCTAAACAAAAAAAATTAGACTTTGGTTCCGCAGGCTCCACAGAACTTTTGTCCGTCGCCTATTTGGTTACCACAGTGAGTGCAGAACTTGCCACTGACAGAAGTACCACCAGCTGCAACAGCCACATGTTTCTTCTTAACACCAACGGTGCTTGCAGCAAAGAATGCAGCAGCAACTCCGCCAATAACTACAGTTATTACAATTATCATCAACACTGTGCTATCCAAATTAGTTCCAAACATTGCAGTACCAGAACCATATGCACCTTGTTGTTGAGCGTTACTAATTTTCTCTTTAGCCAAGGTAAGTTGTTCTTCCAAAGTTGCAGCCCCGGGTTGACCGCTATATTGAGCATATGCAATATTTAATACTGGTAATAATAGTATAGAACCAATTACCAATGAAAAAGCCGCTACCATTGAGTATGCCTTGTTCATATTAAAAATTACTCAGATAGGAATTATATAACTTTTATGTTAAAGAATAATGATAACATTTAAGATATGTAAATTTTCATATTAAGACAGAGAAAAATGGCGCGAACTCATGCCCACACACATGGAAAATCACATTCTATTAGACCAACTTCTAAAAATGCACCCTCTTGGGCTATCGATAGTCAAGAGATTATTAAACAAATTGTAGAGTTCGGAAAGGATGGTATGACCGCGAGTGAGATAGGATTAAGGTTAAGAGACGAATTTGCAGTCCCATTAGTTAAACCAATTATTGGAAAAACCATTACTCAAATTATGCAGGAAAATGATATTCAGAGAGCAATGCCTGAAGATCTAGAAAGACTGGTACGCAAGGCTTTGGGATTACAAAAACATTTGAATGTCCACAATAGTGATAAGAGAAATGTCAGGTCGTTGGAGTTGATAGAATCTAAAATACATAGATTATCCAGATATTATAAAAAAACAGGTAAAGTAACCAAATCTTGGAAATATGCATCAGTAATCGCTAAACTAGAGTAGAGAATGCGATATACTGATCGTGACCATATATTAAATACAGCAAGTCAAAAATTATTAAATCAAATAGAACACCGAAAAGATATTTTTATTCTTTCTAATTCAACCGTAGATGGCCTAGTGGGAAGTGCCATATTACTAAGTTCCATTCATAATTCGAACGGAAATACGACAATTAGATGTTTTAATTCATTAAAATTTGAAGACTTTAAGAAAGAATTGATAAAGGTAGTTGATGAGAAACACGATTTTTATGTTTTTGTAGATTTTGATTCAAACTTCTTTGATCTTATAGCCAACTCCATCCAAGAAAGCTATTACTTGTTTGTTAATTCAGATTCATGCAATTTGGATCAACTTATAGAAAAAGATAAAACCGTAACCTTTGTGAATTCGATGGTATGGCAGAGGGATAATGACAAAGAAACAAAACATACTTCGTCCAGTTTGACATATCTAATAGCTAAAAACTTTGATAGAAAGATAATTAATAGTTCTTTTTTACCCATCGTAGCTGCATTTTCAAAGAACATTGATTTTAACAATAATGATCAGACTGAACTCAAAGAAATCTTACAATCGGCACTGGACCTCAACTTAATCGAGAGAAAGAAGGGACTAAACTTTGGGGTAAGCGAAACCACACCAATTGTAGATGCGATGGAAAATAATACAGCCCATTTTATCAAAGGGGTTACATGGAATAAAGAAAATTCAATTAAGATATTAGAAAAGGCGGGCATCCAAATTAAGGATAATCAAAGGATTAGAACTTGGAGAGAGCTTGAGGATGAAGACTTCAACAAAATATTCAATGCCGTTGAAAAGTACATAGAAGAAGATGGTCATCATAAAAACAAAAGCGATGATAATATCAAAGAGATGAAAAAAAGAAATCGAGACTTGTTGTTTGGGTATAACTACATCTTGACTAACGAAGAACCAGGTAGTATCTTAAAAAATATTAGGTCATTTTCTAAAGCTCTAGACTTGTGTGTAAGAAATCAAACTTTTGGACTTGGATTATCCATTTGCCTCGGTGACAGAGACGACGCAATGAAACAGATAAAGAATCAATCTATAGATCATGACAATCTCATAAAAAAAGTAAGTAATAAGATATTTGATGAAAAGTGGAGATTCTTTGATGACAAGGAAACCATTTACATTAATGCGGAGGGAATTTTAGATGAAAAAAATATTGATCTTTTCACTTCAATCCTCGAAAAATCTGTTTCATTTGCAGATAGATTGATTTGTCTTAGAATCCTGTCAACGGAGAGTGATGAAGAATACAAATATACTTTAATAAAACCCAAATTAGCAAAAGTAGACTTTGTTAAAATAAAAGAAAAGATTTATGATCTTGCCGAAATCCATGGCGATTTGAATAGTAATAATACTAGAGCCAGTTCAACAACTAGTGTTATAGTAGACGTTGTTGACAAGATAGAGATCAGAGTTCCCATAGTTAATTTAGAAGTCTTTTTATCGAATATTAAAAAAATAGTTTTGGATGCAAAAAGATCCTGATATTTGTATTGATACAAAAATAGTGATAGAGTGTAAAGATGAAAAAGATGTACAAACCATTTTCAAGACTCTAAATCCCGATAACAAAGAATTTCCCAAGGGACTGGAAATGGAAGTCCAGACGAACAGAACACAGTTTTTGTTGAAAGTAGCATTCAGAGATAATAATGGGGAAAAAAATAATATTAATACGCTTATAAACACGATTGAAGAGATCATGGAGCATATTGCAATCATCAAAGAAGTGACCAAAATTGATTGATCCAAAGATCATAAAAGAAAATCAGGTATTAGTAAAGGAAATGCTAGTCAATAGAAATATGGATTTTCCCCTGGATGCACTATTCAATGCAGACAAACAAAGACGAGATTTGATAGTTGAATTACAACATGTAAAACATCAGAAAAATGTACTATCTAAGGAGATATCAGAAAGGAAGAAGAGAAAAGAGGACGTATCTTCGAAAATCCATGAAATGAGTGAGATAGGTATGGAGATAAGCAGACTGGAAGAAGAAAGTAGAATAAATGAAGAATCATTCTCAAAATACATTCGTAGCTTACCTAATTTCTTTCACGAAACTGTGCCATTGGGTAAAGATGAAAATGACAATAAAATAACAAGAGAGTACAACGGCAAGCTAAAGGTAATAAAAAAACCTACTGACGGAATTGAAAAATCAGAGAAAGAAATCATAGTCAATAAGGAAGTTCCAGGGATTTTACAAATTAAAAATCATATAGACCTTACGGATGGACTGGGTCTGATCGATTTAGAACGGGCAGGAAAAATTTCAGGATCCCGTTTTTATTTCTTAAAAAATGAAATGGTCAAGCTGAGCATGGCACTAGCTAACTTTGCAACAGATTATTTGATTAAAGAGGGATATACAGTAGTGCAACCTCCTTTCATGATCAGAAGAGACGCAATGGAAGGAGCAGTCATCTTGAGCGATTTTGAGGAAACCATTTACAAGATAGAAAATGAAGACTTGTATATGATCGGCACCTCAG
This Candidatus Nitrosocosmicus oleophilus DNA region includes the following protein-coding sequences:
- a CDS encoding TIGR00269 family protein, with protein sequence MPTCNKCNKRPVVFNRLYSGEALCKSCFIHSIEKKTLHTISKYSMINYGQRVAVGVSGGKDSLVLLYILKKISKNNNNDIIAITIDEGIEGYRDESLTIVKDFCNELEVPFKIFSYKDLFGSSMDEAVVKRPSKKVSSCSICGTFRRRALDVAALSMQSDILATAHNLDDHLQTFMINLFSGDVGRIGWMYPQPITYQNGLKKIKPLVELYENEIVFYAFHMGIEFQADECPYMNESIRSDFRAFFNDLEKIHPGIKYNCFNSMNKLSRIVKNSNNDKQIKNACLNCGGISTDEICSVCKTVLMLDMNKKKLKN
- a CDS encoding 30S ribosomal protein S15, producing the protein MARTHAHTHGKSHSIRPTSKNAPSWAIDSQEIIKQIVEFGKDGMTASEIGLRLRDEFAVPLVKPIIGKTITQIMQENDIQRAMPEDLERLVRKALGLQKHLNVHNSDKRNVRSLELIESKIHRLSRYYKKTGKVTKSWKYASVIAKLE
- a CDS encoding zinc ribbon domain-containing protein, translating into MNKAYSMVAAFSLVIGSILLLPVLNIAYAQYSGQPGAATLEEQLTLAKEKISNAQQQGAYGSGTAMFGTNLDSTVLMIIVITVVIGGVAAAFFAASTVGVKKKHVAVAAGGTSVSGKFCTHCGNQIGDGQKFCGACGTKV
- a CDS encoding KEOPS complex subunit Pcc1; its protein translation is MQKDPDICIDTKIVIECKDEKDVQTIFKTLNPDNKEFPKGLEMEVQTNRTQFLLKVAFRDNNGEKNNINTLINTIEEIMEHIAIIKEVTKID
- the serS gene encoding serine--tRNA ligase — protein: MIDPKIIKENQVLVKEMLVNRNMDFPLDALFNADKQRRDLIVELQHVKHQKNVLSKEISERKKRKEDVSSKIHEMSEIGMEISRLEEESRINEESFSKYIRSLPNFFHETVPLGKDENDNKITREYNGKLKVIKKPTDGIEKSEKEIIVNKEVPGILQIKNHIDLTDGLGLIDLERAGKISGSRFYFLKNEMVKLSMALANFATDYLIKEGYTVVQPPFMIRRDAMEGAVILSDFEETIYKIENEDLYMIGTSEHPLASMHMNEILNGKNLPIRYGGISTCFRKEAGAHGKDMKGLFRVHQFEKVEQFVFCKPEESWKEHERLLQITEKFYEILEIPFRTIILCSGDLGKVSAKTYDIEAWFPAQNSYREICSCSNCTDYQARSLRIRYRNNPNDQTSLVHTLNSTLVAIQRTLVAILENYQTVKGTIIVPEALKKYMGGIDEIGK